In Anaerolineales bacterium, one DNA window encodes the following:
- the ablA gene encoding lysine 2,3-aminomutase yields the protein MKTEFVSKRAKIYADVPDEKWNDWRWQLSHRLNTAEEIEKVLPLTESERKALQTQGLFRVDVTPYFISLIDPDDLNDPIRKQVIPLAEEMTSFTAMMEDSLAEDRHSPVPGLVHRYPDRVLMLVTTQCASYCRYCTRSRIVGDPGQTFNRQEFEMQIEYLKNTPQVRDVLLSGGDPLVLAPKVLEELLSRLREIPHIEIVRIGSRVPVFMPMRVTQELCDMLAKYHPLWLNIHVNHSNEISKELAEATDRLTKAGIPLGNQSVLLAGVNDNVHIQRQMVHDLVRIRVRPYYLYQCDLVEGAGHFRTPVAKGIEIMEGLRGHTSGYAVPQFIVDAPGGGGKIPLMPNYLLSMSDHKVILRNYEGYVTTYEEPTDYIPSDAAKFKGLKRPEPGQTGITGLLDGDEMFIKPEGFDELHNRGGIQHRLKDENKWKPLGIGSGDTD from the coding sequence ATGAAAACCGAGTTTGTATCAAAACGAGCAAAGATCTACGCCGATGTCCCCGATGAAAAATGGAACGACTGGCGCTGGCAGTTGAGTCACCGCCTGAACACGGCCGAAGAAATCGAAAAGGTACTCCCACTCACCGAGAGCGAACGCAAGGCATTGCAAACGCAGGGCTTGTTCCGCGTGGATGTGACGCCCTACTTTATCTCCCTGATCGACCCGGACGACCTGAATGACCCCATCCGCAAGCAGGTCATTCCGCTTGCAGAGGAAATGACCTCCTTTACCGCCATGATGGAAGACTCCCTCGCGGAAGACCGCCACTCTCCCGTGCCCGGGCTGGTTCATCGGTATCCTGACAGGGTACTCATGCTGGTCACGACCCAGTGCGCCTCGTACTGCCGCTACTGCACGCGCTCGCGCATTGTCGGCGACCCCGGTCAGACGTTCAACCGCCAGGAATTCGAGATGCAGATCGAGTACCTCAAGAACACGCCGCAGGTGCGCGACGTACTGCTCTCCGGCGGGGACCCGCTCGTGCTGGCGCCGAAGGTGCTTGAAGAACTGCTCTCGCGTTTGCGCGAGATCCCGCACATCGAGATCGTCCGCATCGGTTCGCGTGTGCCGGTCTTCATGCCGATGCGCGTCACCCAGGAACTGTGCGACATGCTGGCAAAATACCACCCGCTGTGGTTGAACATCCATGTCAACCACTCGAATGAGATTTCCAAGGAACTTGCTGAAGCCACGGATCGTCTTACAAAAGCGGGCATCCCGCTCGGCAACCAGTCTGTCCTGCTGGCTGGGGTCAATGATAACGTCCATATTCAGCGCCAGATGGTGCATGACCTTGTCCGCATCCGTGTGCGCCCGTACTACCTGTATCAATGTGATCTGGTGGAGGGTGCCGGTCACTTCCGCACACCGGTTGCCAAGGGCATCGAGATCATGGAAGGTCTGCGCGGACATACCTCCGGCTACGCCGTTCCCCAGTTCATCGTGGATGCGCCGGGCGGCGGCGGGAAAATCCCGTTGATGCCCAACTATCTGCTGAGCATGTCCGACCACAAGGTCATCCTGCGCAACTACGAAGGCTACGTCACCACCTACGAAGAGCCCACCGATTACATCCCGTCTGATGCCGCAAAGTTCAAGGGACTCAAACGCCCCGAACCCGGTCAAACCGGCATCACCGGCCTGCTCGACGGCGATGAGATGTTCATCAAACCCGAGGGCTTCGACGAATTGCACAACCGCGGCGGCATCCAGCACCGTCTCAAGGACGAGAACAAGTGGAAGCCGCTGGGAATTGGTTCCGGCGACACGGATTAG
- a CDS encoding sigma-70 family RNA polymerase sigma factor has protein sequence MKTTPLRRGTLDESTLIRHAANGDTAAWEPLMLAHQQAVFRLSYLLLGDPDDAEDIAQETFLRAWNHLKHFDPTRPLRPWLLSIASNLASNRRRSAGRYLLALTRAFRSEPAPAAPEEKSMERMEASDLWKAVRTLKFTDQQVIYLRYFLDLSTHETADVLQVAEGTVKSRLNRAIEKLRNIIQQDFPVLSEGRET, from the coding sequence ATGAAAACGACACCTCTCCGGAGAGGCACATTGGATGAATCCACTTTAATCCGCCATGCCGCAAACGGCGACACGGCAGCGTGGGAACCGTTGATGCTGGCGCATCAGCAGGCGGTCTTTCGGCTGTCGTACCTGCTCCTTGGCGATCCCGACGATGCGGAAGATATCGCCCAGGAAACCTTTTTACGCGCCTGGAATCATCTTAAACACTTCGACCCAACCCGCCCGCTTCGCCCGTGGTTGTTGAGCATTGCATCAAACCTGGCAAGCAACCGCCGTCGTTCTGCAGGACGATATTTACTGGCATTAACGCGCGCATTTCGCAGCGAACCAGCCCCTGCTGCTCCCGAAGAAAAAAGCATGGAGCGCATGGAAGCCAGCGACCTCTGGAAAGCCGTTCGAACCCTGAAATTCACCGATCAACAGGTCATTTATCTGCGCTATTTTCTCGATCTTTCAACCCACGAAACAGCGGATGTTTTGCAGGTGGCGGAGGGCACGGTCAAATCACGGTTGAACCGGGCAATCGAAAAATTACGAAACATCATTCAACAGGATTTTCCTGTTCTTTCTGAAGGACGCGAGACATGA
- a CDS encoding NBR1-Ig-like domain-containing protein — protein sequence MRIKMMILLALVFILAACLPGQEPVDVQSQVNTLVAQAIETNQRQIEEAVALTVAAQQQQPSTPTTADEPTPVPTDTPAELPTLIFTPENTPLPILPTATRRPVQKTEYACNAISRRPFDNTEFNRKAKFDIKWTIVNTGTKTWPKGIDVKYYSGPQMTNVKRVEIPVALAPNQSYVVNLDAVAPDKKGFFVMTWIVDGPMCYPYTAINVK from the coding sequence ATGCGAATAAAAATGATGATCCTGCTTGCGCTTGTCTTTATCCTGGCGGCATGTCTGCCGGGGCAGGAACCTGTGGATGTACAGTCGCAGGTCAACACCCTCGTCGCTCAGGCAATCGAAACCAATCAACGTCAGATCGAGGAAGCCGTGGCACTCACGGTTGCCGCGCAGCAACAGCAGCCATCCACGCCTACAACAGCGGACGAACCAACGCCCGTTCCCACCGACACGCCTGCGGAACTCCCAACCCTCATATTCACGCCGGAAAACACTCCGCTGCCAATCCTCCCCACAGCCACCCGCCGCCCCGTCCAAAAAACGGAATATGCCTGTAATGCAATAAGCAGGAGGCCTTTTGACAACACGGAGTTCAATCGAAAGGCAAAATTCGATATCAAGTGGACCATTGTCAACACCGGCACGAAAACCTGGCCCAAGGGGATTGATGTGAAATATTACAGCGGCCCCCAAATGACGAACGTCAAGAGGGTTGAGATTCCGGTTGCGCTGGCGCCGAACCAATCCTATGTCGTAAACCTGGATGCGGTCGCCCCCGATAAAAAAGGGTTCTTTGTAATGACCTGGATCGTGGACGGTCCCATGTGCTATCCCTACACCGCCATCAATGTGAAATAA